One Pseudonocardia sediminis DNA window includes the following coding sequences:
- the hrcA gene encoding heat-inducible transcriptional repressor HrcA — MNADERRFAVLRAIVADYVSTQEPVGSRAIVDRHNLGVSSATVRNDMAVLEDEGLIAQPHTSAGRIPTDKGYRQFVDRIAAVKPLSSAERRAIQTFLEGAVDLDDVLRRSVRLLAQLTRQVAVVQYPTLTRSTVRHLEVVALTPARLMLVLITDSGRVDQRVVDLGDVLSDTDVARLRDLLNGALAGQRLGEASAAVADLVEAGPPDLQAPLTTLATVLIETLVEHPEERLVLGGTGNLTRNHADFPGSLRQVLEALEEQVVVLRLLASSQDSGLVTVRIGEENEAEDLRGASVVTVGYGSGTPLGGMGVVGPTRMDYPGTISAVDAVARYVGEILTGR; from the coding sequence GTGAACGCCGACGAGCGACGGTTCGCCGTCCTGCGCGCGATCGTCGCGGACTACGTCTCGACCCAGGAGCCGGTCGGGTCCCGGGCGATCGTGGACCGGCACAACCTGGGCGTGTCGAGCGCGACCGTGCGCAACGACATGGCCGTCCTGGAGGACGAAGGCCTGATCGCCCAGCCGCACACCAGCGCGGGCCGGATCCCCACCGACAAGGGCTACCGCCAGTTCGTGGACCGGATCGCCGCGGTCAAGCCGCTGTCGTCGGCCGAGCGGCGCGCGATCCAGACGTTCCTCGAGGGCGCGGTCGACCTCGACGACGTGCTGCGCCGCAGCGTCCGGCTCCTCGCCCAGCTCACCCGTCAGGTCGCCGTCGTGCAGTACCCGACGCTGACCCGCTCCACCGTGCGTCACCTCGAGGTCGTCGCGCTGACCCCGGCCCGGCTGATGCTGGTGCTGATCACCGACTCCGGACGCGTCGACCAGCGCGTCGTCGACCTCGGCGACGTCCTGTCCGACACCGACGTCGCCCGCCTGCGCGACCTGCTCAACGGTGCCCTGGCCGGTCAGCGACTCGGCGAGGCGTCGGCCGCGGTGGCCGACCTGGTCGAGGCCGGGCCGCCGGACCTGCAGGCCCCGCTCACCACGCTGGCCACGGTGCTGATCGAGACGCTCGTCGAGCACCCCGAGGAGCGACTGGTGCTGGGCGGGACGGGGAACCTGACCCGCAACCACGCCGACTTCCCGGGCTCGCTGCGCCAGGTCCTGGAGGCGCTCGAGGAGCAGGTCGTGGTGCTGCGGCTGCTCGCCTCGTCGCAGGACTCCGGCCTGGTCACGGTGCGGATCGGCGAGGAGAACGAGGCCGAGGACCTGCGCGGTGCCTCGGTCGTCACCGTCGGGTACGGCTCCGGGACGCCGCTGGGCGGAATGGGCGTCGTCGGACCGACGCGGATGGACTACCCCGGCACGATCTCGGCGGTGGATGCCGTCGCCCGATACGTGGGTGAGATCCTGACGGGACGCTAG
- a CDS encoding ABC transporter permease, whose amino-acid sequence MIGVELALMLRKRRVWMCWALLCALPALVAVLVSATGLAPPPGRGAAFLSAVTTNGQIFPAAALALVLPVFLPITVAVVAGDTVAGEAATGMLRYLLVRPVGRLRMLFAKLVSVAAFVLLAVVFVTVTSYVVGIAAFGFGGVTTSGGTAAVTGFGAVPSLSGAVIEPVDLVTRTLLTVGYLALCMLTLGAVGLFFSTLTDSPLAAALGVLAVVVTSASLQPLEAAGAVEQFLPTAHWLAWIDLFRDPILYDAVDRGLLVQLGWIVVAFGAAWANLATKDVTS is encoded by the coding sequence GTGATCGGCGTCGAGCTGGCCCTGATGCTGCGCAAGCGACGCGTCTGGATGTGCTGGGCCCTGCTGTGCGCGCTGCCGGCGCTGGTCGCGGTGCTGGTGTCCGCGACGGGCCTGGCCCCGCCGCCCGGTCGCGGCGCGGCGTTCCTGTCCGCGGTCACCACGAACGGCCAGATCTTCCCGGCCGCGGCGCTGGCCCTGGTGCTGCCGGTGTTCCTGCCGATCACCGTCGCCGTCGTCGCCGGGGACACCGTGGCGGGCGAGGCGGCGACCGGGATGCTGCGCTACCTGCTGGTCCGCCCGGTCGGACGGCTGCGGATGCTGTTCGCGAAGCTCGTGTCGGTGGCGGCGTTCGTGCTGCTCGCGGTCGTGTTCGTGACGGTCACCTCCTACGTCGTGGGGATCGCCGCGTTCGGGTTCGGCGGCGTCACCACCTCCGGCGGCACGGCCGCGGTGACCGGGTTCGGCGCGGTGCCGTCGCTGTCCGGGGCGGTGATCGAGCCGGTCGACCTCGTCACCCGCACGCTGCTCACGGTCGGCTACCTGGCGCTGTGCATGCTCACCCTCGGCGCGGTCGGACTGTTCTTCTCCACGCTCACCGACTCGCCGCTGGCCGCCGCGCTCGGCGTGCTGGCCGTGGTGGTGACGAGCGCGTCGCTGCAGCCCCTGGAGGCGGCCGGCGCGGTCGAGCAGTTCCTGCCGACGGCCCACTGGCTGGCCTGGATCGACCTGTTCCGGGACCCGATCCTCTACGACGCCGTCGACCGGGGCCTCCTGGTCCAGCTCGGCTGGATCGTGGTCGCGTTCGGCGCGGCCTGGGCGAACCTGGCCACCAAGGACGTCACGAGCTGA
- the dnaJ gene encoding molecular chaperone DnaJ, protein MARDYYGILGVDSGAGADEIKRAYRRLARELHPDVNPDPTSQERFREVSTAYEVLSDPEKRRVVDLGGDPMDPRGGGGGGGDPFGGGFGGFGDIMDAFFGNAAGGGRGRGPRSRVQPGADALIRMELSLQECSTGVQRDLTVDTAVLCTVCTGSGCAEGSSPTICDTCGGNGEIQSVQRSFLGQVVTSRPCPTCRGFGEVIPDPCRQCAGDGRVRSRRSVAVRIPAGVAEGMRVRLAGQGEVGSGGGPAGDLYVEVEETPHEIFTRDGADLHCTLPLPMTAAALGATLPLKLLDDSIEELRIEGGTQSGTVRTLRGKGMPRLRSTGRVDGAGDLMVHVEVAVPTKLDKEQTELLRQLAKLRGEEQPDLVGGARNGHGLFSRLRDTWGR, encoded by the coding sequence GTGGCACGCGACTACTACGGGATCCTGGGCGTCGACAGCGGCGCCGGGGCCGACGAGATCAAGCGGGCGTACCGGCGTCTGGCGCGGGAGCTGCACCCCGACGTCAACCCGGACCCGACGTCGCAGGAGCGCTTCCGGGAGGTCAGCACCGCCTACGAGGTGCTGTCCGACCCGGAGAAGCGCCGCGTCGTCGATCTCGGCGGCGACCCGATGGACCCCCGCGGCGGGGGCGGCGGAGGCGGCGACCCGTTCGGGGGTGGCTTCGGTGGCTTCGGCGACATCATGGACGCGTTCTTCGGCAACGCCGCCGGTGGCGGCCGTGGCCGGGGCCCGCGCAGCCGGGTCCAGCCCGGTGCGGACGCGCTGATCCGGATGGAGCTGAGCCTGCAGGAGTGCTCCACCGGCGTGCAGCGCGACCTGACCGTCGACACCGCCGTGCTGTGCACCGTGTGCACCGGCTCCGGCTGTGCCGAGGGCTCGAGCCCGACGATCTGCGACACCTGCGGCGGCAACGGCGAGATCCAGAGCGTGCAGCGCTCGTTCCTCGGCCAGGTCGTCACGTCGCGGCCGTGCCCGACCTGCCGCGGCTTCGGCGAGGTCATCCCCGACCCCTGCCGTCAGTGCGCCGGCGACGGACGGGTGCGCTCGCGTCGCTCGGTCGCCGTCCGGATCCCGGCCGGCGTGGCCGAGGGGATGCGGGTCCGGCTCGCCGGCCAGGGCGAGGTCGGCTCCGGCGGGGGACCGGCCGGGGACCTCTACGTCGAGGTCGAGGAGACCCCGCACGAGATCTTCACCCGCGACGGCGCGGACCTGCACTGCACGCTCCCGCTGCCGATGACCGCGGCCGCCCTGGGCGCGACGCTGCCGCTCAAGCTGCTCGACGACTCGATCGAGGAGCTGCGGATCGAGGGCGGCACCCAGTCCGGCACCGTCCGGACACTGCGCGGCAAGGGCATGCCCCGGCTGCGCTCCACCGGACGCGTGGACGGCGCGGGCGACCTGATGGTGCACGTCGAGGTCGCGGTGCCGACGAAGCTGGACAAGGAGCAGACCGAGCTCCTGCGCCAGCTGGCCAAGCTCCGCGGCGAGGAGCAGCCGGACCTGGTCGGCGGTGCCCGTAACGGCCACGGCCTGTTCTCCCGCCTGCGCGACACCTGGGGCCGCTGA
- a CDS encoding esterase/lipase family protein, which translates to MSPRRKLLLGLLALAVVAVVVTVLVPLVGSRDSSGSGAVAQDRPGTVLLVPGYGGSRAGLLQLAGRIESTGRQTQVLTLEGDGTGDLNRQVDVLDAAVDTALQGGAPSVDVVGYSAGGVVTGLWAARDDGAAKARRVVTLGSPLHGTTLATLGSTFAPDACPQACRQLAPGSSLLGELDADRVGAEIPWLSLWTTRDETVTPPDSARLDGATNVELQQLCAGAEVSHSGLPTDEAVTGLVLRALSTAPIGQAPADCGTLRAAARA; encoded by the coding sequence ATGAGCCCGCGGCGGAAGCTGCTGCTGGGGCTGCTCGCGCTCGCCGTCGTGGCGGTGGTGGTGACGGTGCTGGTGCCGCTGGTCGGGTCGCGGGACTCCTCCGGCTCCGGGGCGGTCGCGCAGGACCGGCCCGGCACCGTGCTGCTGGTCCCGGGCTACGGCGGTAGCCGGGCCGGGTTGCTGCAGCTCGCGGGTCGGATCGAGTCCACCGGACGCCAGACGCAGGTGCTCACGCTGGAGGGCGACGGCACCGGGGACCTGAACCGCCAGGTCGACGTCCTCGACGCCGCCGTCGACACCGCGCTGCAGGGCGGCGCACCGTCGGTCGACGTCGTCGGCTACTCCGCCGGTGGTGTGGTCACCGGCCTGTGGGCGGCCCGCGACGACGGTGCGGCGAAGGCCCGCCGCGTCGTGACGCTCGGCTCGCCGCTGCACGGGACGACGCTGGCCACGCTCGGCTCGACGTTCGCCCCGGACGCCTGCCCGCAGGCCTGCCGCCAGCTCGCGCCGGGGTCGTCGCTGCTCGGCGAGCTCGACGCCGACCGCGTCGGGGCCGAGATCCCCTGGCTGTCGCTGTGGACGACCCGGGACGAGACCGTCACCCCACCGGACTCCGCCCGCCTCGACGGCGCCACGAACGTCGAGCTGCAGCAGCTGTGCGCCGGTGCGGAGGTCTCGCACTCCGGACTGCCCACCGACGAGGCCGTCACCGGCCTGGTGCTGCGGGCACTGTCCACGGCGCCGATCGGCCAGGCTCCCGCCGACTGCGGCACCCTGCGCGCCGCCGCCCGGGCCTGA
- a CDS encoding ABC transporter ATP-binding protein, protein MIHTEALTKRFGRITAVDRVDLDVPAGSRFGLLGPNGSGKTTMVRMLLGLVHATSGTAHVLGEPMPRAAASVLPRVGALVENPAAWPALSGRSNLRMLDAAGSRGGLVVRPGARRRRVEEALEQVGLAGVDRRPVKAYSLGMRQRLGIAAALLRRPPLLILDEPTNGLDPRGIGEIRSLMVALNDGGTTVVLSSHLLSEVEALCTRIGLMDAGRLVLTEDMDVLRAPTGRITVRTPDADGAARLLGRAVEERPGATTLQVRADDPADLNAHLVAHGVAVTGLEVERRTLEQVVLQRSGSGADRFDPRRNGLPGPRRSDDGDLAGPATERIVR, encoded by the coding sequence GTGATCCACACCGAGGCCCTGACCAAGCGTTTCGGGCGGATCACCGCCGTCGACCGGGTCGACCTGGACGTCCCGGCCGGGTCCCGCTTCGGGCTGCTCGGACCGAACGGCTCCGGCAAGACGACGATGGTCCGGATGCTGCTCGGCCTCGTGCACGCGACGTCCGGGACCGCGCACGTGCTCGGTGAGCCGATGCCCCGGGCCGCGGCGAGCGTGCTGCCCCGGGTCGGTGCGCTGGTCGAGAACCCCGCCGCGTGGCCGGCCCTGTCCGGGCGGTCGAACCTGCGGATGCTCGACGCCGCCGGGTCCCGCGGTGGACTCGTCGTGCGTCCGGGGGCCCGGCGCCGCCGCGTCGAGGAGGCGCTGGAGCAGGTCGGCCTGGCCGGGGTCGACCGGCGCCCGGTGAAGGCCTACTCGCTGGGCATGCGCCAGCGCCTGGGCATCGCCGCGGCCCTGCTGCGCCGCCCGCCGCTGCTGATCCTGGACGAGCCGACCAACGGCCTGGACCCGCGCGGCATCGGCGAGATCCGGTCGCTGATGGTCGCCCTGAACGACGGCGGCACCACCGTCGTGCTGTCGAGCCACCTGCTCTCCGAGGTCGAGGCGCTGTGCACCCGGATCGGCCTGATGGACGCCGGACGGCTGGTGCTCACCGAGGACATGGACGTGCTGCGCGCCCCGACCGGACGGATCACCGTGCGCACCCCCGACGCCGACGGCGCCGCGCGGCTGCTCGGCCGCGCCGTCGAGGAGCGGCCGGGCGCGACGACGCTGCAGGTGCGGGCGGACGACCCGGCCGACCTGAACGCCCACCTCGTCGCGCACGGCGTCGCCGTGACGGGGCTCGAGGTGGAACGACGGACCCTGGAGCAGGTGGTGCTGCAACGCTCCGGCTCCGGCGCCGACCGCTTCGACCCGCGCCGCAACGGGCTCCCCGGCCCCCGCCGCTCCGACGACGGGGACCTGGCCGGCCCCGCGACCGAGAGGATCGTCCGGTGA